In the Drosophila gunungcola strain Sukarami unplaced genomic scaffold, Dgunungcola_SK_2 000001F, whole genome shotgun sequence genome, one interval contains:
- the LOC128262285 gene encoding mitochondrial import inner membrane translocase subunit Tim17-B, whose product MEEYSREPCPHRIVDDCGGAFTMGCIGGGLFQGLKAFRNAPQGIGRRVAGSVAAIKSKSPVIAGSFAAWGAVFSIVDCSLVHLRQKEDPWNSIVSGAVTGGVLSSRNGVAAMAGSAIIGGILLSMIEGVGILFTRITADQFRNQAPVTVAEANGGFGDLETSPGYGYSGARQANVTS is encoded by the coding sequence ATGGAGGAATATTCGCGGGAGCCGTGTCCCCATCGCATCGTAGACGATTGCGGAGGAGCCTTTACCATGGGCTGCATCGGAGGCGGGCTCTTCCAGGGACTCAAGGCGTTCCGGAATGCGCCGCAGGGCATTGGCCGCAGGGTGGCCGGCAGTGTGGCTGCCATAAAGTCCAAGTCGCCGGTGATTGCGGGCAGCTTTGCGGCCTGGGGAGCCGTGTTCAGCATCGTGGACTGCAGCCTGGTGCATCTGCGCCAGAAGGAGGATCCCTGGAACTCGATCGTGAGCGGAGCAGTGACCGGCGGAGTCCTGTCATCCCGCAATGGTGTGGCCGCCATGGCAGGCAGTGCCATCATCGGAGGCATTCTGCTCTCCATGATCGAGGGTGTGGGCATTCTGTTCACCCGGATCACGGCGGACCAGTTCCGGAACCAGGCGCCGGTAACTGTTGCGGAGGCCAACGGAGGATTCGGCGACTTGGAGACTTCACCTGGCTACGGATACTCTGGTGCTCGGCAGGCCAACGTCACTAGCTAA
- the LOC128262272 gene encoding serine palmitoyltransferase 2 produces the protein MGNFDGDSGTVFEQSYATTNGNGKLANGNGAASFSPPEKEELLSQRKFSAPAYTEIRTRRCHSKPTNDAKSPSLINYHPEKKSTSNGHASALSESKPNQAEGKLSPAEEHRQKTSFEEVPLHTACLTYLGFYLLMILGYINQLLFVPKVATEKGRDGYVTLYDAFESFYSRYVYRRIKDCWNRPICSVPGEELTLKDRVTDDYGWSFKFTGTETRCLNLGSYNYLGFAAATGRCADESEESARQSGLAFCSSRCELGDNEQLRELEAQTARYFGVEDAIVFGMGFATNALNLPSLLGPNSLVISDEKNHASIILGLRLSGATTKVFKHNNMRDLERVLRQGICHGNPKRGGQPWDKVMILVEGIFSMEGSIVRLPEVIALKKKYKAYLYLDEAHSVGAMGSRGRGVTDYFNVDPKEVDILMGTFTKSFGSAGGYLAGSKKLIDFLRTNSHAHCYAASISPPIAQQILTSMKTIMGEDGTDIGRKKIHQLARNTRYFRRRLAQLGVITYGHEDSPVVPMLVYLFSKIGAVVRTLTTRHIAAVGAGFPATPIMEGRIRFCLSAAHTKEQLDFALEAIDEIADDLGLKYSRKPRDPNPVVY, from the exons ATGGGAAACTTCGACGGCGATTCTGGAACGGTTTTCGAGCAGAGCTACGCGACGACAAACGGGAATGGAAAGTTGGCGAACGGAAACGGGGCAGCCAGCTTTAGTCCTCCCGAAAAAGAGGAACTTCTCAGCCAGCGAAAATTCTCGGCACCCGCATACACCGAAATTCGCACGCGACGCTGCCATTCGAAGCCCACTAACGACGCCAAG AGTCCCAGCTTGATCAACTACCATCCGGAAAAGAAGTCGACCTCCAATGGACATGCCTCGGCGCTGTCCGAGTCCAAGCCCAACCAGGCGGAGGGCAAACTGTCGCCGGCGGAGGAGCACAGGCAGAAGACCTCCTTCGAGGAGGTGCCGCTGCACACGGCCTGCCTCACGTATTTGGGCTTCTACCTGCTGATGATCCTGGGCTACATCAACCAGCTGCTCTTCGTGCCCAAGGTGGCCACGGAGAAGGGTCGCGACGGCTATGTGACGCTGTACGACGCCTTCGAGAGCTTCTACTCGCGGTACGTGTACCGCCGGATCAAGGACTGCTGGAACCGTCCCATTTGCAGTGTGCCGGGCGAGGAGCTCACGCTCAAGGATCGCGTCACCGACGACTATGGCTGGAGCTTCAAGTTCACCGGCACGGAGACGCGCTGCCTGAACTTGGGATCCTACAACTACCTGGGATTCGCAGCAGCCACTGGGCGCTGTGCCGACGAGTCGGAGGAGAGTGCCAGGCAGTCGGGACTGGCCTTCTGCAGCTCCCGCTGTGAGCTGGGCGACAACGAGCAGCTGCGCGAACTGGAGGCCCAGACAGCCAGGTACTTTGGCGTGGAGGATGCCATTGTCTTTGGCATGGGCTTTGCCACGAATGCGCTGAACCTGCCGTCGCTGCTGGGACCCAACAGTCTGGTGATCAGTGACGAGAAGAACCATGCCTCCATCATCCTGGGACTGCGCCTGTCGGGAGCCACCACCAAGGTGTTCAAGCACAACAATATGCGCGACCTGGAGCGAGTGCTGCGCCAGGGCATCTGCCATGGCAATCCGAAGAGGGGCGGCCAGCCGTGGGACAAGGTGATGATCCTGGTCGAGGGCATCTTCAGCATGGAGGGCTCCATTGTCCGACTGCCCGAAGTGATTGCGCTGAAGAAGAAGTACAAGGCGTACTTGTATCTGGACGAAGCGCACAGCGTGGGCGCCATGGGCTCTCGTGGCCGCGGCGTTACCGACTACTTCAATGTGGATCCCAAGGAGGTGGACATCCTAATGGGCACCTTCACCAAGAGTTTCGGCAGTGCTGGTGGCTATCTCGCCGGATCAAAG AAACTGATTGACTTCCTGCGCACCAACAGTCATGCCCACTGCTATGCCGCCTCCATTTCACCGCCCATTGCCCAGCAGATCCTGACCTCCATGAAGACGATTATGGGCGAGGATGGCACCGACATTGGCCGCAAGAAGATCCACCAGCTGGCCCGCAACACGCGCTACTTCCGCCGACGTCTGGCGCAGCTGGGCGTGATCACTTACGGCCACGAGGACTCGCCGGTGGTGCCCATGCTGGTGTACCTCTTCTCCAAGATTGG CGCTGTGGTTCGCACCCTGACGACCCGGCACATTGCCGCCGTGGGCGCTGGATTCCCGGCCACGCCCATTATGGAGGGACGCATCCGGTTCTGCCTGTCGGCCGCCCACACCAAGGAGCAACTGGACTTTGCCCTGGAGGCGATAGACGAGATCGCCGACGATCTGGGCCTTAAGTATTCACGTAAGCCTCGCGATCCGAATCCCGTCGTCTACTAG